A part of Antechinus flavipes isolate AdamAnt ecotype Samford, QLD, Australia chromosome 6, AdamAnt_v2, whole genome shotgun sequence genomic DNA contains:
- the LOC127540369 gene encoding olfactory receptor 1444-like: MGNSTRVTEFILLGLTDDPNLHLPLFLVFLFIYLFTLVGNLGMIVLIHWDSRLHTPMYFFLSNLSLVDLGYSSAVAPKVAATLSSGNKAISYSECAAQFFFFVGFATVECYLLASMAYDRHAAVCKPLHYASTMTAPVCICLVTGSYICGFVNASIHAGDTFSLSFCGSNVVHHFFCDIPPLLALSCSDTHASELVVFFVVGFNVFFTLLVILISYLFIFIAILRMKSAKGRQKAFSTCTSHLTAVSIFYGTIIFMYLQPGSSHSMDTDKIASVFYTVVIPMLNPLIYSLRNKEVKNALGKMVKQMRFSRNV, translated from the coding sequence ATGGGAAACAGCACCCGAGTGACAGAGTTCATTCTCTTGGGTCTGACAGATGACCCCAACCTTCACCTCCCACTTTTCTTGGTATTTTTGTTCATCTATCTTTTCACTCTGGTGGGAAACTTGGGGATGATAGTGCTGATCCACTGGGACTCCCGCCTCCACACGCCCATGTACTTTTTCCTCAGTAACCTTTCTCTGGTGGATCTGGGTTACTCTTCGGCCGTAGCCCCCAAAGTGGCGGCCACTCTCTCCTCAGGGAACAAGGCCATCTCCTACTCGGAATGCGCCGCTCAGTTCTTTTTCTTCGTTGGTTTTGCCACCGTGGAATGCTACCTGCTGGCTTCCATGGCCTATGACCGCCACGCAGCCGTGTGCAAGCCCCTGCATTACGCCAGCACCATGACAGCCCCCGTGTGCATTTGCCTGGTGACGGGCTCCTACATCTGTGGGTTTGTGAACGCCTCCATCCATGCAGGAGACACCTTCAGCCTCTCCTTCTGCGGCTCCAACGTGGTCCATCACTTTTTCTGCGACATCCCCCCGCTCCTGGCTCTCTCCTGCTCCGACACTCACGCCAGCGAGCTGGTCGTCTTCTTCGTGGTCGGCTTTAACGTTTTCTTTACTCTCCTGGTGATTCTGATCTCCTACCTGTTCATTTTCATCGCCATCCTAAGGATGAAGTCAGCCAAGGGCCGCCAGAAAGCCTTCTCCACCTGCACCTCCCATCTGACGGCCGTCTCCATCTTCTACGGGACAATCATCTTCATGTATTTACAGCCTGGCTCCAGCCACTCCATGGACACTGACAAAATAGCCTCGGTCTTTTACACGGTGGTGATTCCCATGCTGAACCCCCTCATCTACAGCCTGAGGAACAAGGAAGTCAAAAATGCCCTCGGCAAAATGGTCAAACAGATGAGGTTTTCTAGGAACGTCTAA